A stretch of DNA from Pseudonocardia hierapolitana:
GCGGCGAGCCGCCGAACGTCGAGATGGAATTGGCGGTGAGGCAGTCCATCACCTCGGCTCGGGCGATCACCCCGCCCATCGACAGCCCGTTCCCGATGCCCTTGGCGAACGTGACGATGTCGGGTGTGGCGCCGTGGGACTCCCAGCCCCAGAAGTGCTCGCCGGTGCGGCCCCACCCGGTCTGCACCTCGTCGCTGATCCACAGGATGCCGCGTTCGCGCAGGACCTCGGCGAACGCGCCGAGCAGCCCGTCCGGGCCGGAGGTGAAGCCGCCGACGCCCTGGATCGGCTCGGCGATCAGCGCGGCGACGTCGCCGCCCGCCTGGTCGAGCACCTCCTTCAGATCGGCGACGCACGCGGCGATGAACTCGCCGTCCGACAGGTGCGCGAACGGGGAGCGGTACCGCTGGCTGCCGTGCACGTAGTAGACCTGGAACGGCGAGAGCGATGTGGGCGACCACGTCCGGTTCCCGGTGATCGCCACCGTCGAGAACGACCGCCCGTGGTAGCTGTTGCGCATCGCCAGTATCTGGTTGGACCGGCGAAGCGAGCTGGCGAGCAGCAACGCCGTGTCGTTCGCCTCCGTGCCCGACGTCGTGAGGAAGACCTTCGCGTCGGGGATGTCGGAGACGGCCGCGATCTGCTCGGCCAGCTCCACCATCGGCCGGTTCAGGTAGAGCGTGGAGCTGTGGATGATCCGCCCGGCCTGGTCGCTGACGGCCTTGGTCACCTCGGGCAGCGCGTGGGCCGTCATCGTGGTGAGGATGCCGCCGAAGAAGTCCAGGTAGCGGTTGCCGTCGGCGTCCCAGACGTAACGGCCCTCGCCGCGCTCGATCTCGATCGGCTCCTGGTAGTAGATCGCCAGCCAGGATGGGAGGACGGCGCGCGTGCGGGCCAGCAGGTTGTCGGTCATGCCTCCACCAGCGGTCCGTAGGCGTCGGGACGGCGGTCGCGGTAGAACGCCCAGTTCTGGCGCACCTCGTCGATCAGCGCGAGATCCAGGTCGCGCACCACGAGCTCCTCGTCGCGGTCGGACGCCGGCTCACCGACGAACTGCCCGCGCGGGTCGACGAAGTAGCTGGTGCCGTAGAAGTCGTTGTCGCCGTACTCCTCCACGCCGACCCGGTTGATCGCGGCGATGAAGTACTCGTTGGCCACCGCGGCGGCCGGCTGCTCCAGCTTCCACAGGTACGACGACAGGCTGCGGCTGGTGGCGCTCGGGTTGTAGACGATCTGCGCCCCGGCCAGCCCCAGCGCGCGCCATCCTTCCGGGAAGTGCCGGTCGTAGCAGATGTAGACGCCGACGCGGCCCACCGCGGTGTCGAAGACCGGCCAGCCGAGGTTGCCCGGGCGGAAGTAGAACTTCTCCCAGAAGCCCTTGACCTGCGGGATGTGGTGCTTGCGGTACTTGCCCAGGTAGTTGCCGTCGGCGTCGATCACGGCCGCGGTGTTGTAGTAGTTGCCCGCGCTCTCGATCTCGAACACCGGCACGACGAGCACCATGCCGAGCTCCTTGGCCAGCGCCTGCATCCGCTGGACGGTGGGACCGTCCGGCACCTGCTCGGCCCACCGGTAGTGCTCCGCCTCCTGCACCTGGCAGAAGTACGGCGCGTTGAAGACCTCCTGGAAGCCCATGATCTGCGCGCCCTGCTCGGCGGCCGACCGTGCGTACTTCTCGTGCACCTCGATCATCGAGGCGGTGTCGCCCGTCCATTTCGCCTGCAACAGCGCCGCGCGCACCACCCGGGACTCTCCCGCCATCGCCAGACCTCCGACGTCATCGCCCAGAAGGGGACACCTTCGAACGCGGACGGGCTCGCTCGCAAGACCCAATCCGGGACGGTGCGGAGCCCGTCACGCACTCGTGTCATGGCGGACATGGTTGCCACCCGATCCGCGCTTGTGGTCCGCTCGAACCGGCGGGGATCGGGGGGCGGGATGGCGGTCATGGACTGGGTGTCCGGCGGGCTCGCGGCCGCCTGCCTCGGAACCGGCCTGCTGCACGTGCTCCGCGTGGCCCTGCGGCGTCGGGACGTCGCAGCCGAGCTCTCGCACGCCGCGATGGGCCTCGGCATGGCTGCCATGCTCTCGCCGCTCGGCAACCCGGTGCCCGGCCCGGTGTGGACGGTCGTGTTCGTCCTCGGCGTCGTATGGTTCGGCGGCGCGGTGCTGCGCAGCAGGACGTTCGGTGGCGACGCCGGTCATCACGTCGTCGGCAGCGGCGCGATGCTGCTGATGCTGGCCGCGGGACACAGCGCACACGGCCGCGGGGTGGCGGGCACGCTCGGGCTGGCGTCCGTGCTCGCGCTCGCGCTCACCGGCTACTTCGCCTGGCACGCCCTGCGCTGCGCCGACGGCTGCCGCCGCGCCGAACCCGCTCCCGGCGTGGTGGCCACGCGGACCCGCACGCTGGTGGCCCCTCAACTGGCCGCGGGGGCGCAGCTGGTGACGGCCGCGACGATGTCGGTGATGTTGCTGGGGATGGTGTGAGCATCAGGAGGGGGAGGGGGCGGGGTCCTTCAGCGACGATTCCGGGAGGTGGCGCTCCAACAGCAGCATTCCGGCGATGCTGGCGATGTTCAGCAGACCCAGCGCGATCCACGGGGCCGCTGTGGCCAGCTCGAAGAGGGTGGCGAAGAACGCGGGCGCGATGATCGAGGAGATCGTGAACGAGTACTGGAACGTGGCGAGGTAGCGGCCGCGGGCGGCGGGTGGCGCCGCTGCGGCGGCGAGTCCCATCGACACCGGGGCGTGCACGACCTCGGCCGCCGTGAAGAGCAACGTGCCGGCGACCAGGACCGGCAGCACCCAGCCCGGCTGCCCCGGCACCAGCACCGCGAGCGAGACGCACCACGCCGCCCACAGCGCGGCAGCCGCGATGATGCTGCGCGTGCGGCGGAACCCGGTGAGCCGCGCGACGACGGGCGCCGACAGCACGGCGATCAGCACCGCGTTGCCCGCGAGCAGCGCCGAGGTGAGCCACGCGGGCCCGTCGATGCCGATCAGGATCACCGTGGGGAGTGCGACGCCCAGCATCATGCTGGAGAGCGCGTAGACCGAGTTGAGCGCGATCAGGCCGAGGAACGGCCGGTCGCGCAGCAGCGTGGCGTAGCCGGAGCGCTCGAGCGGCTCGTGCGCGTGGCCGGACCCGGTGCGGACGAACGCCGTGATGAGCACGGCCGCGACCGTGAAGCACGCGGCAGCGGCGTAGGCGACGGCCCGGTAGGTGGCGTCGCGTCCGTCGGAGACGACGAACCCCGTGACGAGCCCGCCCACCGCGAGCCCGGCCGTGCGGGCGCCGTTGGCGAGCGCGTACCAGGTGTCGCGGGAGTGCGTCTTCGTGCTGCCGTCGACGAAGTCGGCGATCGCGGTGAACACGGCCGACCAGAAGAACCGCACCCCGATCGCGACGAGCGCGGACGACACGAGGATCCCGACCGGCCCGCTCACCCAGGCGTACGCGAGGAAGCCGACGGCCTGCAGCAGTTGCGCGCCGACCACGAGGGGCAGCGCCCCGAACCGGTCGGCGAGCGTGCCGACCCAGATCGGGATCGGCAGCGTCACCGCGTTGGCGACGGTGAGCAGCACCCCGACCAGCGCCAACGGCACGTCGGTGAGCTCGACGAAGTAGACGAGGGACAGGGGGAGGAAGAGCCCGTTGCCCAACGAGTCGACGGCGAGTGCGCCGATCAGGACCGGGCCGCCCCGGCTACCGCGCGTGCTCGCCTCGGCCCGTCCCCCGTTCGCCACGACGGGCGAGCGTACGACTGCGTGAAAAAAGGGGAAAGCGAGTAGCGAGCCGCATGCGTGGGGTAGCCGTATCGCGGCTAGATTCGCACCGTACGGCTGGGTTCGGGTACCACGGGGAGTTGCGGAAGATGGCGAGCATCGAAGAGGTCAGAGCCGGCATCGCGCTGGCCAACGACAAGGCCTCGGAGAGCCTCGGGGCGCTGCAGCAGGCGCACTCCTCCCTCGAGCAGGCGCAGGGGGCGTTGCAGCAGGTGACGGAGGGCAGCACGCAGGCCGACGTCTCGGAGGCGAACGGGCTGCTCGCCCAGGCCGTCGGCAGCATCAGCGAGGTGCAGAACCAGGTGCAGGCCGCGATCCAGGCGTCAGAAGGCGTCGCCAACAGGCTGTGAGCGATCTGGGGGAGGTGCGGGCCGTCCTGGCAGGGGTGGCCGAGCAGCTCGGCAGCGCCTACCAGCAGGCCGGGATCGCCCGTGCCCGGCTCGAGGATGCCGTGGCCGTGCTCGACGGGCTGGGTGAGCAGCACTCGGAGCCGCTGGTGCCCGCCGAGCTGCTGCAGGCGACGGAGGAGCTGGAGCGCGGTCTGGGGCTGATCACCGGCGGCGCGTCCGCGGTGGCCGACATCGACGCGCGGTTGTAGGTCTCACATGGCACGCGGGCCCAGCAAGCGGCAGCAGCGCATCGCCACGGCGTTCGACGCGCTGTGCGACGCGATCGCGCGGGCGCTCGGGGCCGCGGAAGGGGCGCGCGAGTCGGCGGTGCGCGCGCACGCCGAGGCGATGGTCGAGATGTGGCTGCGCGAGGAGGGGCTCGACGCGGCCGAGACCGATCCCGGACTGCGCAGGCTGCTGGCGAACCCCGCGCTCGCCAGGCCGATCAAGCGGGTGGAGTTCGATCGCAAGGCCGCGTTCCGGGAGTGGCTCGCCACCGGTCCGCGGCGGCTCACGCAGATCCTCGCGGAGGCGGCGCCGGACGCAGCCGGTGGCGATCCCGACGAGTGGCTCGGCCAGGTCGGCAAGATCGACGGAATGGGCCCGGTGCCGTCGCTCTGGACGATCGGCACCGGGCGGATCGGCGGTGCGGAGCCGGGGTTCCCGGTCGCGGTTCCCCTGCTCGACGAGTCGCACCTGCAGATCACGTCCACCCACGACAGCCGCGCCCGCGCCGAGGCGCTGGTGGAGAACCTGCTGCTGCGGGTGATGAGCAGCTTCCGGCCGGGGGTCGTGCAGGTGCACGTCTGGGACGTCGGCCGGTTCACCGGCTCCTTGCCCGGCCTCTACCCGCTCACCCGCACCGGGCTGCTCACCGTGCACGACCCCGGGATGCTCGACGAGCTGCTCGAGGAGCTGTCGGACCGGATCCGCCGCGTCCACACCCGCGTGCTCGTCGACGGGCACCCGTCCCTGCGGGCGATGGCCGAGACGAACGGCGGTCGCACCGAGCCGTGGATCGTCGCGGTGCTCCTGGGCAACCGGGCGGCGCTGAAGGACACCGAGCACCGCCAGCTGCAGCGGGTGGCGCGTGACGGCCCGGCCTGCGGGGTGCAGCTGGTGCTGCTGGACGTGCCCATGACGGTCAACGCGCCCATCGAGACGGTCCGCCTCGACGACGCCGGGGTCGCCACCTCCTCGATGACCGGCCCGTACGTCGCGGTCGAGCCGGACCCACCGCTGCCGCCCGCCGACGTCACCCGCGCCGCCCACGCCATCGCCGACGAGCACGAGCGCTGGCGCAGCCGGATCGGCACGTTCGCCGACCTGCTGCCCTCGCGGGAGAAGTGGGGCGGGTCCCGGTCGATCAGCGGCCTGCACGCACCCGTGGGCTTCACCGACGGCCTACCGGCACACGTCTCGCTGGCCGACGCATCCCCGCACGCGCTGATCGGCGGCCCGAGCGGGTCGGGGAAGACCAACCTCCTGCTCACCATGATCAGCTCGATGGCCGCCCGCTACGGCCCGGACGAGCTCGAGTTCTACCTCCTCGACTTCAAGGAGGGCGTGTCCTTCGCCCAGTTCGCCCCGGGGCGGCGGGACCGGACGTGGTTGCCGCACGCGCGGCTGATCGGCGTCAACATCAACACCGACCGCGAGTTCGGGCTCGCGCTCCTGCAGTTCCTCTCCGACGAGATGCGCCGCCGTGCGGAGGCGGCCAAGGCGCACGAGGTGACGAAGCTGGAGGAGCTGCGCCGCGAGGACCCGACGGGCCGGTGGCCGCGGATCGTCGCCGTGATCGACGAGTTCCAGTACCTGTTCGCCGAACGCGACGCCGTCACGCGCCAGGCCACCCTCCTGCTGGAGGACGTGGCGCGGCGTGGGCGCTCCCAGGGCATCCACCTGGTGCTCGCGAGCCAGGACGTGTCCGGGATCGAGGCGTTCTGGGGGCGTCCGGCGATCTTCGAGCAGTTCGTGCTGCGGATCGCGCTGCCGCGGGCGCGGCGCGTGCTCGCCGAGCTGAACGACGCCACGCTCGGCCTCCCGCGCTGGCACGCTGTGATCAACCACGAGTCGGGCATCACGCACGGCAACGAGGTGGTGCGCATCCCGGACGCCACCGGCAAGGGGTCGGTCGACGAGGTGCAGCGCATCCTCCACGACGCCCACGCCGAGAACAGGCCGGAGCCCCGGCTGTTCGACGGGAGCCGCTCGCCGCGCCTCGCCGAGCTGCTCGCCGTCCTGCCTGCGGGCGACGTGCCGCGGGCGCTCGTGGGGCAGTGCATCGACGTGGCGGGCAGTGCGGCCGCGATCGGGCTGCCGGACGCGCCGGGGCGCAACCTCGGCGTGCTCGCCTCCGGTGTGCGGGAGGCGGTGCGCGTGCTGGGGGCTGCCGCCGCGTCACTGGCGGGGCAGCACGCGCGCGACACGCTCGACGTGGTGATCGCCCCGCTGATCGCGGAGGCGTTCGAGCCTGCGGATCGGCTCGCCGAGCGGGTGGCCGGCGCGGGGCAGCGGGTCGAGACGGTCCGGCTGGACGGCTTCCGGGCGCGCGTCGAGGCGCTGGCGCAGGAGGTGACCGAGCGGCTGGCCGGCACCGCGTCGCGCCATCCCGTGGCGCTCGTGCTCTACGCCGCAGACGCCGCCGAGACGGCGCTGGACCGGGCCGGCACCGAGGCGCTGCGGAAGATCATGCACTTCGGCCCGGAGACCGGGGTGCACGTGCTCGGCTGGTGGCGCAGCCCGGCGCGGCTGAAGGCGTTGCTCATGATGGGCGCCTCGCCCGACGACCTGGGGGCGTGGGTGGCCCTCGACGTCCAGGGCTCCGAGGTGCAGCCGCTCGTGCCCGGCATGTTCGTCACGTGGTCACCCCGGCCCGGGCGGGGACTGCTGTTCGACCGGGCCCAGCACACCCAGCCGGAGGTGGTCATCGTGGCGTCGCTGGAGGACCGGTCGTGACCGCGGCGCGGGAGTACAAGGAGGTCGTCGCCGGCATCGCGGCGGCGGCCGAGGCCCTGCGCGAGCGCGACCGCGAGCGCGCGGCGGCCTTGAACCGCGAGCTGGTCGGGCTGGGCGAGGCCATGGCACGCGCGGAGGAGCGCGCCGGCCTCACCCGCCTCGGCGTCGAGCTGCACTGGGAGGCCGCGCTCGAGGCCCTCTGGGTGGAGTCCTGGATGAAGCTGCGCCCCCGCCCCGGCCCGGACAGGCGGGCCGACCCGGCGGCCATCGACGAGCGGGACGACGAGGTGGAGGCGAGGGCGGCGGAGCTGCTGGAGGCGACCCGCCGCCGCTGGGGCCTGCCCCGCCGCTGACAGCACCGGCGTCGGCGCACGTGCTGCCCGCGGCCGGCTTCGGGACCAACGGCGGGGGCTCAGCCCCACTTGCCGGGCTCGTAGTCCCCCGCGGGGATCCGCGCGATCGCATTCATGCGGTTGTAGGTGTTGATGAGCGCGACGAGGGAGACGAGGGCGGCGAGCTGGTCCTCGTCGAAGTGCCCGCGAGCCAGCTCCCATGTCTCGTCGCTCACCCCGCCC
This window harbors:
- a CDS encoding aspartate aminotransferase family protein; this encodes MTDNLLARTRAVLPSWLAIYYQEPIEIERGEGRYVWDADGNRYLDFFGGILTTMTAHALPEVTKAVSDQAGRIIHSSTLYLNRPMVELAEQIAAVSDIPDAKVFLTTSGTEANDTALLLASSLRRSNQILAMRNSYHGRSFSTVAITGNRTWSPTSLSPFQVYYVHGSQRYRSPFAHLSDGEFIAACVADLKEVLDQAGGDVAALIAEPIQGVGGFTSGPDGLLGAFAEVLRERGILWISDEVQTGWGRTGEHFWGWESHGATPDIVTFAKGIGNGLSMGGVIARAEVMDCLTANSISTFGGSPLTSAGALANLRYVLDHDLQANAARHGPTLLDGLRALGSSIVGDVRGKGLMIGVELVRPGTGTPGEPAPELATAVLEACKRRGLLIGKGGLHGNALRIAPLLTLTAEEAAEGLAILVAAIEEVTP
- a CDS encoding nitrilase-related carbon-nitrogen hydrolase, whose translation is MAGESRVVRAALLQAKWTGDTASMIEVHEKYARSAAEQGAQIMGFQEVFNAPYFCQVQEAEHYRWAEQVPDGPTVQRMQALAKELGMVLVVPVFEIESAGNYYNTAAVIDADGNYLGKYRKHHIPQVKGFWEKFYFRPGNLGWPVFDTAVGRVGVYICYDRHFPEGWRALGLAGAQIVYNPSATSRSLSSYLWKLEQPAAAVANEYFIAAINRVGVEEYGDNDFYGTSYFVDPRGQFVGEPASDRDEELVVRDLDLALIDEVRQNWAFYRDRRPDAYGPLVEA
- a CDS encoding DUF5134 domain-containing protein; this translates as MAVMDWVSGGLAAACLGTGLLHVLRVALRRRDVAAELSHAAMGLGMAAMLSPLGNPVPGPVWTVVFVLGVVWFGGAVLRSRTFGGDAGHHVVGSGAMLLMLAAGHSAHGRGVAGTLGLASVLALALTGYFAWHALRCADGCRRAEPAPGVVATRTRTLVAPQLAAGAQLVTAATMSVMLLGMV
- a CDS encoding MFS transporter, whose amino-acid sequence is MANGGRAEASTRGSRGGPVLIGALAVDSLGNGLFLPLSLVYFVELTDVPLALVGVLLTVANAVTLPIPIWVGTLADRFGALPLVVGAQLLQAVGFLAYAWVSGPVGILVSSALVAIGVRFFWSAVFTAIADFVDGSTKTHSRDTWYALANGARTAGLAVGGLVTGFVVSDGRDATYRAVAYAAAACFTVAAVLITAFVRTGSGHAHEPLERSGYATLLRDRPFLGLIALNSVYALSSMMLGVALPTVILIGIDGPAWLTSALLAGNAVLIAVLSAPVVARLTGFRRTRSIIAAAALWAAWCVSLAVLVPGQPGWVLPVLVAGTLLFTAAEVVHAPVSMGLAAAAAPPAARGRYLATFQYSFTISSIIAPAFFATLFELATAAPWIALGLLNIASIAGMLLLERHLPESSLKDPAPSPS
- a CDS encoding FtsK/SpoIIIE domain-containing protein, yielding MARGPSKRQQRIATAFDALCDAIARALGAAEGARESAVRAHAEAMVEMWLREEGLDAAETDPGLRRLLANPALARPIKRVEFDRKAAFREWLATGPRRLTQILAEAAPDAAGGDPDEWLGQVGKIDGMGPVPSLWTIGTGRIGGAEPGFPVAVPLLDESHLQITSTHDSRARAEALVENLLLRVMSSFRPGVVQVHVWDVGRFTGSLPGLYPLTRTGLLTVHDPGMLDELLEELSDRIRRVHTRVLVDGHPSLRAMAETNGGRTEPWIVAVLLGNRAALKDTEHRQLQRVARDGPACGVQLVLLDVPMTVNAPIETVRLDDAGVATSSMTGPYVAVEPDPPLPPADVTRAAHAIADEHERWRSRIGTFADLLPSREKWGGSRSISGLHAPVGFTDGLPAHVSLADASPHALIGGPSGSGKTNLLLTMISSMAARYGPDELEFYLLDFKEGVSFAQFAPGRRDRTWLPHARLIGVNINTDREFGLALLQFLSDEMRRRAEAAKAHEVTKLEELRREDPTGRWPRIVAVIDEFQYLFAERDAVTRQATLLLEDVARRGRSQGIHLVLASQDVSGIEAFWGRPAIFEQFVLRIALPRARRVLAELNDATLGLPRWHAVINHESGITHGNEVVRIPDATGKGSVDEVQRILHDAHAENRPEPRLFDGSRSPRLAELLAVLPAGDVPRALVGQCIDVAGSAAAIGLPDAPGRNLGVLASGVREAVRVLGAAAASLAGQHARDTLDVVIAPLIAEAFEPADRLAERVAGAGQRVETVRLDGFRARVEALAQEVTERLAGTASRHPVALVLYAADAAETALDRAGTEALRKIMHFGPETGVHVLGWWRSPARLKALLMMGASPDDLGAWVALDVQGSEVQPLVPGMFVTWSPRPGRGLLFDRAQHTQPEVVIVASLEDRS